The following proteins are encoded in a genomic region of Aquifex aeolicus VF5:
- the cydB gene encoding cytochrome d ubiquinol oxidase subunit II → MELLPVIWFVLLGFIIAMYAALDGFDLGVGIVYPFLAKDEEEKRILLNSIGPVWDANEVWLILAGGALFAAFPVAYATLQSGLYLPVILILFMLILRAIGIDYRGKMPTPALKKTMDMVFFLGSLGVTFLFGLTLGNVIKGLPVKLVEKELYGEVVKTHMICADQDCSYTGLLINILDPYALLVALLTVSFVAMHGAIYAAYVTNGDLSHRAASLAKKLWFNSALLYLIVHILTMIYHPLLIKNYFTRMFIFPALPIVIVAFITIIVALNRQKYSLAFWSSTAMIFSAIGIAFASIYPTLVPSIYDENPFENPVHSITVFNSASSEKTLLTMLIIALIGVPMVLTYKFFVYRIFWGKVKVPKEGGY, encoded by the coding sequence ATGGAACTCCTTCCCGTGATTTGGTTCGTTTTACTTGGCTTTATAATAGCCATGTACGCCGCACTGGATGGCTTTGACCTCGGTGTCGGGATAGTTTATCCTTTCTTGGCTAAAGATGAGGAAGAAAAGAGGATACTTCTGAACTCCATAGGACCCGTCTGGGACGCAAACGAGGTATGGCTAATCCTGGCAGGCGGAGCTCTGTTTGCGGCTTTTCCCGTAGCTTACGCAACGCTCCAGAGCGGTCTATACCTTCCCGTAATACTCATACTCTTTATGCTGATCCTCAGGGCGATAGGTATAGACTACAGGGGCAAGATGCCAACTCCAGCACTGAAGAAAACTATGGACATGGTTTTCTTTTTAGGAAGTCTCGGAGTCACGTTTTTATTCGGTCTTACCCTCGGAAACGTTATAAAAGGACTTCCCGTAAAACTCGTTGAAAAGGAGCTCTACGGCGAAGTGGTAAAAACGCACATGATATGTGCGGACCAGGACTGCAGTTACACGGGACTCCTGATAAATATACTTGATCCTTACGCCCTCCTTGTAGCACTCCTAACAGTTAGCTTTGTTGCAATGCACGGTGCTATATATGCAGCTTACGTCACAAACGGAGACCTATCCCACAGGGCAGCCTCTCTGGCGAAAAAACTGTGGTTCAACTCAGCACTCCTCTACTTAATCGTTCACATACTCACTATGATTTACCACCCACTCCTCATAAAGAACTACTTCACAAGGATGTTCATATTCCCCGCACTTCCCATAGTGATAGTTGCGTTCATAACGATTATCGTTGCTCTAAACAGGCAAAAATACTCCCTTGCATTCTGGTCCTCAACTGCCATGATATTCAGTGCTATAGGTATAGCCTTTGCAAGTATATACCCGACGTTAGTACCTTCTATATACGACGAAAATCCTTTTGAAAACCCGGTACATTCAATAACAGTTTTTAACAGTGCTTCCTCTGAAAAAACACTCCTCACCATGCTTATAATCGCCCTGATAGGAGTTCCCATGGTTTTAACTTACAAGTTCTTCGTGTACAGGATCTTCTGGGGTAAGGTGAAAGTACCTAAGGAAGGAGGCTACTGA
- a CDS encoding N-acetyltransferase codes for MIRRAKVGDAKYIYELLTEFAKRGILLPRSLNSIYENIRDFWVYEKDGKVVGCVALHVMWEDLAEIRSLAVKEEYQKEGIGRELVIRALEDAWELGIKKVFSLTYVKEFFKKLGFKEIDKSVLPHKVWGECINCVKFPNCDEEAVLVELSEEYIKKLKEGEKISSLLP; via the coding sequence ATGATTAGAAGGGCTAAGGTAGGCGACGCCAAGTACATATACGAACTTCTCACAGAATTCGCGAAAAGGGGAATTCTCCTACCGCGTAGTCTTAACTCCATATATGAGAACATCAGAGATTTCTGGGTTTACGAAAAAGACGGTAAAGTAGTTGGCTGTGTAGCCCTGCACGTTATGTGGGAGGACCTTGCGGAAATAAGGAGTCTGGCGGTAAAAGAGGAGTATCAAAAGGAAGGGATAGGCAGGGAGCTCGTTATCAGAGCGTTGGAGGACGCATGGGAACTCGGTATTAAGAAGGTTTTCTCTTTGACTTACGTGAAGGAATTCTTCAAAAAGCTCGGCTTCAAAGAAATAGACAAATCAGTTCTGCCTCACAAGGTCTGGGGTGAGTGTATAAACTGCGTTAAATTCCCAAACTGCGATGAGGAGGCGGTACTCGTTGAACTCTCCGAAGAGTATATAAAGAAATTGAAGGAAGGGGAAAAGATCAGTAGCCTCCTTCCTTAG
- the murC gene encoding UDP-N-acetylmuramate--L-alanine ligase, translating to MRERIKKFHFIGIGGIGMSGIAQILLEMGYKVSGSDISENKNTKLLKQKGAKIYIGHRPENLGDAQVVVYSSAVKPDNPEIQEAKRRNIPVIPRGEMLAELFKLKEGIAVSGSHGKTTTTSMIAEILINAGLEPTVIIGGRLKRLGTNAKLGRGELLVSEADESDGSFLKLQPAVAVITNVDKEHLDFYENFERVKEAFEQFMNSVPFYGFAVVNLDDPTLAQLVKKSHERVITYGINSPALVRAKNLYLKEGRYEFGVEFKGKELGRIHLGIAGIHNVYNALAATGVALELGVSFEVIKKSLEEFRNAERRLELKGYYKNSPVYDDYGHHPTEIKAVINSLRDMYPDKNLLVVFQPHRYSRTYYLFEDFVKVLKDIDKLIVTDIYPASENNVYGVSAEELARKSGAVFAKDKEEVFEKVREVHDEGDVILFLGAGSISKWCEEFLKEVNLEK from the coding sequence CTGAGGGAAAGGATAAAGAAGTTTCACTTTATCGGAATAGGCGGGATAGGAATGAGCGGTATAGCCCAGATACTCCTTGAAATGGGCTATAAAGTTTCAGGTTCCGACATTTCCGAAAATAAAAACACCAAACTCCTTAAACAAAAAGGAGCGAAGATTTACATTGGGCACAGACCTGAAAACTTGGGAGATGCTCAGGTAGTCGTTTACTCTTCCGCGGTAAAACCGGATAATCCCGAAATTCAAGAGGCAAAGAGGAGAAACATACCTGTGATACCGCGCGGGGAGATGCTCGCGGAACTCTTCAAATTAAAGGAAGGCATAGCGGTAAGCGGAAGCCACGGGAAGACCACGACAACGTCCATGATAGCTGAGATACTCATAAACGCGGGACTGGAACCCACGGTAATAATCGGAGGGAGGCTAAAGAGGCTTGGTACGAATGCAAAACTCGGGAGAGGGGAACTTCTCGTATCGGAGGCTGACGAAAGCGACGGTTCTTTCTTAAAACTCCAGCCCGCCGTTGCGGTAATAACAAATGTGGACAAAGAACACCTGGACTTTTACGAGAACTTTGAACGTGTAAAGGAAGCCTTTGAGCAGTTTATGAACTCAGTTCCCTTTTACGGCTTTGCGGTCGTGAATTTAGACGATCCGACCCTTGCCCAGCTCGTTAAAAAATCACACGAGAGGGTTATAACCTACGGAATAAACTCACCCGCACTCGTTAGGGCAAAGAATTTGTACCTGAAAGAAGGCAGATATGAGTTCGGCGTTGAGTTTAAAGGAAAGGAACTCGGTAGGATTCACCTGGGTATTGCGGGAATTCATAACGTGTACAACGCCCTTGCGGCAACGGGAGTTGCTCTGGAACTTGGAGTGTCCTTTGAAGTTATAAAAAAATCACTGGAAGAATTCAGAAACGCGGAAAGGAGACTTGAACTGAAGGGTTATTACAAAAACTCCCCCGTTTACGACGATTACGGACACCACCCTACGGAGATAAAGGCCGTAATAAACTCACTCCGGGATATGTACCCGGACAAAAATCTTCTCGTAGTTTTTCAACCCCACAGGTACTCAAGAACCTATTACCTTTTTGAGGACTTCGTAAAAGTCCTTAAAGACATAGACAAATTAATAGTGACTGACATATACCCCGCAAGCGAAAACAACGTTTACGGAGTGAGTGCAGAAGAACTCGCCAGAAAAAGCGGTGCCGTCTTTGCAAAAGACAAAGAAGAAGTTTTTGAAAAGGTAAGGGAAGTTCACGACGAAGGAGATGTTATTCTCTTCCTAGGGGCGGGAAGTATATCTAAGTGGTGCGAGGAGTTCTTAAAAGAAGTAAATTTAGAAAAATGA
- a CDS encoding zinc-binding dehydrogenase, giving the protein MKAVILTGFGGIENLKYVEDFPKPEPKEDEVLIRVKAVALNHLDIWVRMGALPVKPELPHILGSDVSGVVEKVGSLVKNVKEGEEVIIAPGLSCGVCWDCQSGRDNHCKDYDILGLKNKGGYAEYVAVPARNVIKKPKNLSFEEAASYPLTFLTVWNALVDKAQIKPYSRVFIWAGSSGVGVAGIQLAKAFNAFVITTAGNEEKAKKCKELGADLVFNHYKDDVVKKVREVFKEGVDVVVDHIGEATFWKSVQMLRKGGKLVFFGTTTGSKGEIDIRYVFVREIQLLGVYMGSRANLFKITELFERGVFKPVVDKVFPLKEVPQAHKYLEESKHFGKVVLKVE; this is encoded by the coding sequence ATGAAAGCTGTTATCCTCACCGGTTTCGGAGGGATTGAAAACCTAAAGTACGTGGAAGACTTCCCGAAGCCAGAACCCAAAGAAGACGAAGTACTGATAAGAGTAAAAGCGGTAGCATTAAATCACCTCGATATATGGGTTCGTATGGGAGCCCTTCCCGTAAAGCCTGAACTTCCCCACATACTCGGTTCGGACGTAAGCGGTGTAGTCGAAAAGGTGGGCTCTTTGGTTAAAAACGTAAAAGAAGGAGAGGAGGTGATAATTGCCCCGGGACTTTCATGCGGGGTTTGCTGGGACTGCCAGAGCGGACGAGATAACCATTGTAAAGATTATGACATCTTAGGTCTTAAGAACAAGGGGGGCTACGCTGAGTACGTGGCTGTTCCCGCAAGGAATGTTATTAAAAAACCCAAAAACCTCTCCTTTGAAGAAGCAGCCTCTTATCCGCTCACTTTTTTAACGGTCTGGAACGCACTCGTTGATAAGGCTCAGATAAAGCCCTACAGCAGGGTGTTTATATGGGCGGGCTCTTCCGGCGTAGGTGTTGCGGGAATTCAACTGGCAAAAGCCTTTAACGCTTTCGTGATTACTACAGCCGGAAACGAGGAAAAAGCCAAGAAGTGTAAAGAACTAGGAGCGGATCTTGTTTTCAATCACTACAAAGACGACGTAGTCAAAAAGGTAAGGGAAGTGTTTAAAGAGGGTGTGGACGTCGTGGTTGATCACATAGGAGAGGCTACATTCTGGAAAAGTGTTCAGATGCTGAGAAAAGGGGGAAAACTCGTATTCTTCGGAACAACTACGGGAAGTAAAGGAGAGATAGACATAAGGTACGTCTTCGTCAGGGAAATACAGCTTCTAGGTGTTTACATGGGGAGCAGGGCAAACCTCTTTAAGATAACGGAGTTATTTGAGAGGGGCGTGTTTAAACCGGTGGTAGATAAAGTATTTCCCTTAAAGGAAGTACCGCAGGCACACAAGTACCTTGAAGAGTCAAAACACTTCGGTAAAGTAGTTCTAAAGGTTGAGTAA
- the accB gene encoding acetyl-CoA carboxylase biotin carboxyl carrier protein, with translation MDKDFIKELINLIKNSNVKSLKIEKGDFKLQIETYKEIQPPEGVKPQKTEEYKHLEILPPSEDVKLGEQEEKKYHVIKSPLVGTFYRSPAPGAPPFVEVGDIVSPGQVLCIIEALKVMNEIESDVRGRVEKILVENGETVEYGQPLFLIDTNV, from the coding sequence ATGGACAAGGATTTCATAAAGGAACTCATTAATCTGATCAAGAACTCCAACGTTAAGAGCTTGAAAATCGAAAAGGGCGATTTCAAACTCCAGATTGAAACCTACAAAGAAATCCAGCCACCGGAGGGCGTAAAACCCCAGAAAACGGAAGAGTACAAGCATCTGGAAATTCTACCTCCGAGCGAAGATGTAAAGTTAGGTGAACAGGAAGAAAAGAAGTACCACGTGATAAAAAGTCCCCTCGTCGGAACTTTCTACCGCTCTCCCGCTCCCGGAGCACCTCCGTTTGTAGAAGTAGGGGATATAGTTTCCCCCGGACAGGTTCTATGCATTATAGAAGCTCTAAAGGTTATGAACGAGATAGAGAGCGATGTGAGGGGAAGAGTGGAGAAAATCCTCGTGGAAAACGGTGAGACGGTTGAGTACGGACAACCGCTTTTCCTTATAGACACAAACGTTTAA
- the efp gene encoding elongation factor P, whose product MATEIDINRIQKDIFIEHKGEPYRVLDYEHVKPGKGQAFVRVKAKNMLTGNVTELTFKASDRIPLADFEQVYATYSYNDGENYYFMNTQTYDMIAVPKEKIEEEAKFLKEGMEVIVFLYKGQPIGIELPKHVELQVVETEPAFKGDTQAGGTKPAKLETGAVIQVPFFVKEGDIVKVDTRTGSYVERVKEAK is encoded by the coding sequence ATGGCGACGGAGATAGACATCAACAGAATCCAGAAAGACATCTTTATAGAACACAAAGGCGAACCCTACAGGGTTCTCGATTACGAACACGTAAAACCGGGAAAAGGACAGGCTTTTGTGAGGGTAAAAGCCAAAAACATGCTCACCGGAAACGTTACGGAACTCACTTTTAAAGCTTCCGACAGAATACCTCTTGCTGACTTTGAGCAGGTCTACGCTACCTACTCCTATAACGACGGTGAGAATTACTACTTCATGAATACGCAAACTTACGACATGATAGCGGTACCGAAGGAGAAGATAGAAGAAGAAGCTAAATTCTTAAAAGAAGGTATGGAAGTAATCGTGTTCCTGTACAAGGGACAGCCGATAGGAATAGAACTTCCCAAACACGTTGAGCTCCAAGTCGTTGAAACAGAACCAGCCTTTAAGGGAGACACGCAGGCTGGAGGAACAAAACCCGCAAAACTCGAAACGGGAGCTGTAATTCAGGTGCCTTTCTTCGTGAAAGAAGGTGATATAGTGAAAGTGGATACGAGAACCGGAAGTTACGTTGAGAGGGTTAAAGAAGCAAAATGA
- a CDS encoding NAD(P)H-hydrate dehydratase codes for MKILKAHEMSSIDNKTIEEIGIPSLVLMENASKGVFENIRKYFPDAKNILVVAGKGNNGGDGLALARHLYLNGFSVDIFLAFGEVKGDAKTQLEILKKIGIEPLKKKPDFKEYDLIVDAIFGTGFQPPVKGEVANLIKEINNSSVPIVSIDIPSGLSADTGESFEPSVKADLTVTFQFPKICHYLYPAAKKCGKVEVVDISIPEFLAKDVKRDLLRKSDLKPYKREPDTYKTKEGSVLLVGGSVGKTGAVIMSAKAASRAGAGLVTVGIPRELNPIFESLLIEEMSLPLSGTSRLSVFCVEEILELKDRFHALGIGMGMDRYEEGQDIVISLLEKWEKPILIDADGINNLADYGDYTPLKDREIPAVLTPHIGEFSRLTGYDTKTITYNQIDIAQEFSEKNRCYLVLKGARTVISTPDGRAYLFADGTPALAKGGTGDVLAGILTALIAKMDTEEALKLGVYLHGLAGKVAEKKLHTESVKATDVTESLPEAFREIYVN; via the coding sequence ATGAAAATCCTGAAAGCCCACGAAATGTCTTCTATAGACAATAAAACTATAGAAGAAATAGGCATACCTTCCCTGGTTCTGATGGAAAACGCCAGCAAAGGTGTGTTTGAAAATATAAGGAAGTACTTTCCCGATGCAAAAAATATTTTGGTAGTAGCGGGAAAAGGGAACAACGGAGGAGACGGTCTTGCTTTAGCAAGACACCTTTACTTAAACGGTTTTTCCGTAGACATTTTTCTAGCTTTTGGAGAAGTAAAGGGTGATGCTAAAACCCAGTTGGAAATTCTAAAAAAAATCGGGATAGAACCTCTAAAGAAAAAGCCAGATTTTAAAGAATACGACCTTATAGTTGACGCAATTTTCGGGACGGGTTTCCAGCCACCTGTAAAGGGAGAAGTAGCTAATTTAATAAAGGAAATAAATAATTCAAGTGTTCCGATTGTTTCCATTGATATACCCTCTGGACTTTCCGCCGATACCGGAGAAAGTTTTGAACCTTCCGTAAAGGCTGACCTTACAGTTACGTTTCAATTTCCGAAAATATGTCACTACCTTTACCCTGCGGCAAAAAAGTGCGGAAAGGTAGAAGTTGTGGATATTTCAATTCCCGAATTTCTGGCAAAAGATGTAAAAAGGGATTTACTCCGAAAGAGCGATTTAAAACCTTACAAAAGAGAGCCGGATACGTACAAAACTAAGGAAGGTAGCGTACTTCTGGTAGGTGGAAGTGTTGGGAAAACCGGTGCTGTAATAATGAGCGCAAAAGCGGCAAGCAGAGCTGGTGCCGGACTTGTTACCGTAGGAATTCCAAGGGAACTAAATCCTATTTTTGAATCACTGTTGATAGAAGAAATGAGCTTACCCCTTTCTGGAACCAGCAGGTTATCGGTTTTCTGTGTAGAAGAAATTTTGGAATTAAAAGATAGATTTCACGCACTCGGTATCGGGATGGGAATGGATAGATATGAAGAGGGACAAGATATAGTAATTAGCTTACTTGAAAAATGGGAAAAGCCTATTTTGATAGATGCAGATGGGATAAATAACTTGGCGGATTACGGAGATTACACACCGTTAAAAGATAGAGAAATTCCCGCAGTTCTAACGCCTCATATAGGAGAGTTTTCAAGGCTTACAGGATACGACACTAAAACAATTACCTACAACCAAATAGATATTGCTCAAGAATTTTCAGAAAAGAACAGGTGTTATTTAGTTTTAAAAGGTGCAAGGACTGTTATCTCTACCCCTGACGGAAGAGCTTACTTGTTTGCAGATGGAACACCGGCACTGGCAAAAGGCGGTACGGGAGACGTTTTGGCAGGCATTCTCACGGCTTTAATCGCAAAAATGGATACAGAGGAAGCTTTAAAATTAGGTGTCTACCTCCACGGACTTGCGGGAAAAGTAGCAGAAAAGAAGCTTCATACAGAAAGCGTAAAAGCTACCGATGTTACTGAGAGTCTACCTGAAGCTTTCAGGGAAATTTATGTAAATTAA
- the thiE gene encoding thiamine phosphate synthase has translation MELPRLYAITDRKKYGENFLETLEKILKKGVRMVQLREKDLKDRELYKLAKEVRALTKKYKALLLINERFDIALAVEADGVHLPEQSFPPSVVKRVNPNFIVGFSAHSLESAKYAEKEGADFITLSPIFKTSSHPEAQPIGLKTLKEVSEKVNIPVYALGGITWEKIKVCYKNGAYGIAGISMFLE, from the coding sequence ATGGAACTGCCAAGGCTTTACGCGATAACTGATAGGAAGAAGTACGGAGAAAACTTTTTAGAAACGTTAGAAAAAATTCTTAAGAAAGGCGTTCGGATGGTTCAACTGAGGGAAAAAGATTTAAAAGACAGGGAACTCTATAAACTTGCAAAGGAAGTACGGGCTTTGACGAAAAAGTATAAGGCGCTCCTCTTAATAAACGAAAGGTTTGACATAGCACTGGCTGTAGAGGCTGACGGAGTACACCTGCCAGAGCAGAGTTTCCCTCCTTCCGTGGTAAAGAGAGTAAATCCAAACTTTATAGTAGGTTTTTCCGCCCATTCCTTAGAGAGTGCAAAGTACGCAGAAAAAGAAGGAGCAGATTTTATAACACTAAGTCCCATTTTCAAGACAAGTTCCCATCCAGAAGCACAGCCAATAGGTTTAAAAACGCTGAAGGAAGTTTCTGAAAAAGTTAATATACCAGTCTACGCCCTTGGAGGAATTACTTGGGAAAAGATAAAAGTGTGCTATAAGAACGGAGCTTATGGTATTGCAGGTATTTCGATGTTTTTGGAATAA
- a CDS encoding bifunctional L-myo-inositol-1-phosphate cytidylyltransferase/CDP-L-myo-inositol myo-inositolphosphotransferase, protein MVETAVILAGGEGNRLKPLTEEVPKALLKVAGRELLYRTIKQLQDVGVKNFVIVVNKKFEGKVKAFLKEHNFEAEVIPNEHPEKENGYSLYLAKGRIKGEFAVVMSDHIYEKAFLEKAVEGKGLIVDRLGLYINKNEATKVKCEEGRIKYIGKNLEKYDGFDTGFFVLDESIFEVAEEALKEQKKLTMSELAKRAQIPCTEVSGYFWMDVDTPEDVEKAKKYLVKTAIKGVGDGFISRNLNRKVSTRISPYLVDKFTPNQLTVLTFLLGMFSALVAYFSPALGGILLQINSMLDGLDGEVARAQMRTTKFGAWLDSVLDRYVDFAFLSALAMHLKPSWDFMPWVFAALFGSVMVSYSTERYKGAYCEDAYAVIKELRYLLGKRDERIFMIMIFTILGWIKALFVVLAIITNLRVILTIYLVWKKKGNV, encoded by the coding sequence ATGGTAGAAACTGCTGTAATACTGGCGGGAGGTGAAGGAAACAGGTTAAAACCTCTCACAGAAGAAGTGCCAAAAGCCCTTTTAAAGGTTGCGGGAAGGGAACTCCTATACAGGACTATAAAGCAACTTCAGGATGTAGGTGTAAAGAACTTCGTTATCGTTGTAAATAAAAAGTTTGAGGGAAAGGTAAAGGCCTTCTTAAAGGAACATAACTTTGAAGCGGAGGTTATACCGAACGAGCATCCGGAAAAGGAAAACGGATACTCCCTTTACCTCGCAAAAGGAAGAATTAAAGGCGAGTTTGCAGTTGTAATGTCGGATCACATTTACGAGAAAGCATTCCTCGAAAAAGCAGTAGAAGGGAAAGGGTTAATCGTGGACAGACTCGGGCTTTACATAAACAAAAATGAAGCGACGAAAGTAAAGTGTGAAGAAGGAAGAATTAAATATATAGGAAAAAATTTGGAAAAGTACGATGGTTTTGATACGGGATTTTTCGTTCTGGACGAGAGTATATTTGAAGTGGCAGAAGAGGCTTTAAAAGAACAGAAAAAACTCACGATGAGCGAACTTGCAAAAAGAGCTCAAATTCCGTGTACTGAGGTTTCTGGATACTTCTGGATGGACGTAGACACACCAGAAGACGTAGAAAAGGCGAAAAAGTATCTTGTTAAAACTGCAATAAAAGGAGTAGGAGACGGTTTTATTTCCAGAAATTTAAACAGAAAGGTTTCTACGAGGATATCACCTTACCTGGTGGACAAGTTTACTCCTAATCAGCTTACCGTTCTTACCTTTCTCCTCGGTATGTTTTCCGCACTTGTGGCTTACTTTTCTCCTGCTCTCGGGGGAATACTCCTTCAAATAAACTCCATGCTTGATGGACTCGACGGGGAAGTCGCAAGAGCTCAGATGAGGACGACCAAGTTTGGAGCTTGGCTTGACTCCGTCCTCGACAGGTACGTGGACTTTGCCTTCTTAAGCGCTTTAGCCATGCATTTAAAACCTTCGTGGGATTTTATGCCTTGGGTTTTTGCAGCTCTATTTGGAAGCGTTATGGTGAGCTATTCTACGGAGAGATACAAAGGAGCCTACTGTGAAGACGCTTACGCGGTCATAAAGGAACTTCGCTATCTCCTCGGAAAAAGGGATGAACGCATCTTCATGATAATGATCTTTACAATACTTGGATGGATTAAAGCTCTGTTCGTAGTTCTTGCGATAATAACCAACCTGAGGGTTATTCTTACGATTTATCTCGTTTGGAAGAAGAAAGGAAACGTGTAA
- the tagD gene encoding glycerol-3-phosphate cytidylyltransferase: MNKKGKVVITYGTFDLFHIGHLNLLKRAKALGDFLIVGVSTDEFNAIKGKKSVYPYEHRAEIVRSIKYVDLVIPERNWEQKIEDIKKYNVDVFVMGDDWKGKFDYLKEYCEVVYLPRTEGISTTELKEALVKLSNILEEDILRVLDIVVRGRICIEEILKNKNLKNGE; encoded by the coding sequence ATGAATAAAAAGGGAAAGGTTGTCATTACTTACGGAACTTTTGATTTATTTCATATAGGACATCTGAACTTACTGAAGAGGGCAAAAGCCCTCGGAGACTTTCTCATAGTGGGAGTTTCCACGGACGAGTTTAACGCTATAAAAGGAAAGAAATCTGTTTACCCTTACGAGCACAGGGCGGAAATAGTACGTTCCATTAAGTATGTGGATCTGGTAATTCCCGAAAGGAACTGGGAGCAGAAGATAGAGGACATAAAGAAGTACAACGTTGATGTATTCGTTATGGGAGACGACTGGAAGGGGAAGTTCGATTACCTTAAAGAGTACTGTGAAGTAGTTTACCTTCCAAGAACGGAAGGCATATCGACAACCGAACTAAAAGAAGCACTCGTTAAGCTCTCAAATATTCTGGAAGAGGACATTCTGAGAGTACTAGACATAGTAGTAAGGGGAAGGATTTGTATAGAAGAAATCCTCAAAAACAAAAACTTAAAAAACGGGGAGTAA
- a CDS encoding septal ring lytic transglycosylase RlpA family protein, protein MIALIFFLILSFSVSKELFLEDPLKEFSEFKLFLKEEREYKRIFRIFKVKRDCRYEVGYASWYGPKFHYRKTANGERFNMFKLTAASRTFSLGTYVLVYNLENGKFTVVRINDRGPYVDGRIIDLSMAAADEIGMLKKGVAKVLVIPLKCLAPSTQVKIYEEVVKDIMKTY, encoded by the coding sequence ATGATAGCTTTAATCTTCTTCCTGATTCTTTCCTTCTCTGTTTCAAAGGAATTATTTTTAGAAGATCCCCTAAAAGAGTTCAGTGAGTTTAAACTTTTCTTAAAAGAAGAAAGAGAATATAAAAGGATTTTCCGAATTTTTAAAGTAAAAAGGGATTGCAGGTACGAAGTTGGATACGCCTCCTGGTACGGACCTAAATTCCACTACAGGAAAACCGCAAACGGTGAGCGTTTTAACATGTTCAAGCTTACAGCTGCTTCGCGGACGTTTTCCCTCGGAACTTACGTTCTCGTTTACAACTTAGAAAACGGCAAATTTACTGTTGTGAGAATTAACGACAGAGGACCATACGTGGACGGAAGGATTATAGACCTCTCTATGGCTGCTGCCGACGAAATAGGTATGCTAAAAAAAGGTGTGGCAAAGGTTCTTGTGATACCTTTAAAGTGTCTCGCACCTTCCACTCAAGTAAAGATTTACGAGGAAGTAGTAAAGGACATAATGAAAACTTACTAA